The Anaerotignum faecicola genome includes a window with the following:
- a CDS encoding pentapeptide repeat-containing protein, producing MDKNNYEYNTFENIILENACLEDFTFADCDFLNCKISSCSIIRCSFSNCRFYGCTVTSLSAKYSQSRFSQFTDCRLVNIQWHELLPSGKLSEPISKINRCLLKYNAFTGINFRKFDFSGSEIISSIFGECHLNESLFKSCRLDGTEFYSCDLRKSDFREASGYNIDIFSNNLKGARFSFPEAVRLLDGLGIKIE from the coding sequence ATGGATAAAAATAATTACGAATACAATACATTTGAAAATATAATTCTTGAAAATGCCTGCCTTGAGGACTTTACATTCGCCGACTGTGATTTTCTGAACTGTAAAATCAGTTCATGTTCAATAATAAGATGTTCATTTTCCAACTGCCGGTTTTATGGCTGCACAGTAACTTCGCTTTCAGCTAAATATTCGCAGTCGCGGTTTTCCCAGTTTACCGACTGCCGTCTTGTAAATATACAATGGCACGAACTGCTTCCAAGCGGCAAGCTTTCGGAACCCATAAGCAAAATTAACCGCTGCTTATTAAAATACAACGCCTTTACCGGCATAAATTTCAGAAAATTTGATTTCTCCGGTTCCGAAATTATATCCTCGATATTCGGCGAATGTCATTTAAACGAAAGCCTGTTTAAATCATGCCGTCTCGACGGAACGGAATTTTACAGCTGCGATCTGAGAAAATCTGACTTCAGGGAGGCTTCCGGCTATAATATCGATATTTTTTCAAACAATCTGAAAGGGGCAAGATTCTCTTTTCCTGAAGCCGTAAGGCTCCTTGACGGCCTCGGTATAAAAATAGAATAG
- a CDS encoding MBL fold metallo-hydrolase has product MKITYINHSSFLVETGSVIMLFDYTDGEIPYLDKSKPLFVFASHAHSDHFSKKIFDLAKTHTNVKFILSSDIPKKAASGENVQFLAPYAEYETDGLNIKTLKSTDEGVAFFIKTDGLKIYHAGDLNNWYWEGEPDEWNRQMGEAYINEISKIKGENPDVAFLLLDPRQGIHSSLCITQFMETVGAKNIFPMHFWGDYSVCRKIKELPPVKPYAENIFEISKKGQSFEI; this is encoded by the coding sequence ATGAAAATAACATATATAAACCACAGTTCTTTTCTCGTTGAAACGGGCAGTGTCATTATGCTTTTCGACTATACCGACGGGGAAATCCCTTACCTTGACAAAAGCAAACCGCTTTTTGTTTTTGCAAGCCATGCCCACAGCGACCATTTTTCAAAAAAGATATTCGATCTTGCGAAAACGCATACGAATGTAAAATTCATACTCTCAAGCGATATACCGAAAAAAGCGGCTTCCGGAGAAAATGTACAGTTTCTTGCGCCCTACGCTGAATACGAAACGGACGGCCTTAATATAAAAACATTGAAATCGACCGATGAGGGAGTAGCTTTTTTTATAAAAACAGACGGCCTTAAAATATATCACGCCGGGGATCTGAACAACTGGTACTGGGAAGGCGAACCCGACGAATGGAACCGCCAAATGGGAGAAGCGTATATAAACGAAATATCGAAAATTAAGGGCGAAAATCCCGACGTCGCATTTCTTCTTCTCGATCCGCGCCAAGGAATACATTCAAGCCTGTGCATAACCCAGTTTATGGAAACAGTCGGAGCCAAAAATATTTTTCCGATGCATTTTTGGGGCGATTACAGCGTTTGCCGCAAAATAAAAGAGCTTCCGCCGGTTAAGCCGTATGCCGAAAATATATTTGAAATATCGAAAAAAGGGCAATCATTTGAAATATGA
- the fliD gene encoding flagellar filament capping protein FliD produces the protein MAINGINSINNWSYYINYQQAVNKTRLTQALSKNPVIADKLDKYEQSGSSAGLGSSKNFLKEYNSAVSGLMSSANTLRNVNSKSPLNELTAKSSDTDVADVKVNYTVRETAKYDLEVSQTASAQVNSSEFVSGSALASGDMNFAVESADGGRIDVNVSSVKENGGQKTNYQMMKEAAEQINKGDSGVRAEVVVDDGKTSLKLTSEKTGAANGFTVSGDEGAAKGIKETAQEGRDAVYKVTKEGVTREYTSSTNEISLDYGRMTATLKKAGEVSVSTGLDDGKVVSAVKDLVANYNKTLNLLNDNASRGSGVINQIRNMAMAPASEKSMELIGITVNKDGTLKLDESKLKESLNKDPSLTKDILGGSFGVAQGAFNDAVKGMGANSLSLISNDISSLQGYGSINDPLGNMSFFANSGSWGRNNYSALGLMFDMLV, from the coding sequence ATGGCAATTAACGGAATTAATTCAATTAATAATTGGAGCTACTATATAAATTACCAGCAGGCCGTTAATAAAACGAGACTTACGCAGGCTTTAAGCAAAAACCCTGTTATTGCCGACAAGTTAGATAAGTATGAACAATCCGGATCTTCCGCCGGGCTCGGTTCTTCCAAGAATTTCCTTAAGGAGTACAACAGCGCCGTTTCCGGCTTGATGTCGTCCGCCAACACGCTGAGGAACGTTAATTCAAAGAGCCCGCTTAATGAATTGACCGCAAAAAGCAGCGATACGGACGTCGCCGACGTTAAGGTTAACTATACGGTTAGGGAAACGGCAAAATATGATTTGGAAGTGAGCCAGACGGCGTCGGCCCAGGTAAATTCTTCGGAATTTGTAAGCGGAAGCGCGCTTGCCTCCGGGGATATGAATTTTGCTGTTGAATCTGCCGACGGCGGCAGGATTGATGTAAATGTAAGCTCCGTTAAGGAAAACGGCGGGCAAAAGACGAATTATCAAATGATGAAAGAAGCCGCCGAACAAATTAACAAGGGCGATTCGGGCGTAAGGGCCGAAGTTGTTGTTGACGACGGCAAAACAAGCCTTAAACTTACGTCTGAAAAAACAGGCGCGGCCAACGGCTTTACCGTAAGCGGTGACGAAGGCGCGGCAAAAGGCATTAAAGAAACGGCGCAGGAAGGCCGCGACGCCGTTTACAAAGTTACGAAAGAAGGCGTTACAAGGGAATATACATCAAGCACAAATGAAATAAGCCTCGATTACGGAAGGATGACCGCAACCCTTAAAAAAGCCGGAGAGGTTTCCGTTTCCACAGGCCTTGACGATGGGAAAGTTGTTTCCGCCGTTAAGGATCTTGTTGCAAACTACAATAAAACGCTTAATCTTCTTAATGATAACGCTTCCAGAGGAAGCGGCGTTATAAACCAAATCAGAAATATGGCTATGGCGCCTGCATCCGAAAAAAGCATGGAGCTTATCGGTATTACCGTTAACAAGGACGGCACGCTGAAGCTTGATGAAAGCAAGCTTAAAGAAAGCTTGAATAAAGATCCTTCTTTGACAAAAGATATACTAGGCGGCTCCTTTGGAGTTGCGCAGGGCGCATTCAACGACGCTGTCAAAGGTATGGGCGCTAACTCCCTGAGCCTTATAAGCAACGATATATCAAGCCTTCAGGGATACGGCTCCATTAACGATCCTCTTGGCAATATGAGCTTTTTTGCAAATTCAGGCTCCTGGGGAAGGAACAATTATTCCGCACTGGGGCTTATGTTTGATATGCTTGTATAG
- a CDS encoding putative motility protein → MVESIAAMSMSMSAAKLQMDAGIAIAKKAMEDSAMSLEGLIDMVDAANASLSSDGMPHVIDTLA, encoded by the coding sequence ATGGTTGAATCTATAGCGGCAATGAGTATGAGCATGAGCGCCGCTAAACTGCAGATGGACGCCGGTATTGCGATTGCAAAAAAGGCAATGGAAGATTCGGCTATGTCGCTTGAAGGGCTGATTGATATGGTGGATGCGGCGAACGCTTCCCTTTCGTCGGACGGCATGCCGCATGTTATCGATACTTTAGCGTAA
- a CDS encoding MBL fold metallo-hydrolase, whose amino-acid sequence MKLKVLVDNNTYIDEYYLGEPGVSFYIETVGAKILFDTGYSDIFIKNAEKMGVDLNFVTHIVLSHGHLDHTNGLKYLLEKTDLKNVEIICHPSCFNPKTKGALYIGAPMNEDEISAAAKYAPSKTPRFITPDCVFLGEIPRVNGFENKTPIGRKNEFGCWSDDYLLDDSALAFKTENGIFIVTGCSHSGICNIVSYAKEILGCDKIAGIIGGFHLLEDDVRLDSTIEYLKDLKADKLYPCHCVCLKAKAKMINSMKIEEVGVGMEINV is encoded by the coding sequence ATGAAACTGAAAGTCCTTGTAGACAACAACACATATATAGACGAGTATTATTTAGGAGAACCCGGCGTAAGTTTTTATATAGAAACGGTCGGGGCGAAAATACTTTTTGACACGGGATATTCCGATATATTTATAAAAAACGCCGAAAAAATGGGCGTAGATTTGAATTTTGTAACCCATATCGTGCTGTCGCACGGACACTTGGACCATACAAACGGCCTTAAATATCTGCTCGAAAAAACAGATCTAAAAAATGTTGAAATTATATGCCATCCTTCCTGTTTTAACCCAAAAACAAAAGGCGCGCTTTACATAGGCGCGCCGATGAACGAGGATGAAATAAGCGCCGCCGCAAAGTATGCGCCTTCTAAAACGCCGCGTTTTATAACGCCCGATTGCGTATTCCTGGGCGAAATACCTCGCGTAAACGGCTTTGAAAATAAAACTCCCATAGGCCGTAAAAATGAATTTGGCTGCTGGAGCGACGATTACCTGCTTGACGATTCCGCTCTGGCCTTTAAAACCGAAAACGGCATATTTATAGTCACGGGCTGCTCCCACAGCGGTATCTGCAACATTGTTTCCTACGCAAAAGAAATTCTTGGGTGCGATAAAATCGCCGGCATAATCGGCGGCTTCCACCTTCTCGAAGACGACGTCAGGCTTGACAGCACAATAGAATATTTAAAAGACCTCAAAGCCGATAAGCTTTATCCCTGCCACTGCGTATGCCTGAAAGCGAAAGCAAAAATGATAAATTCCATGAAAATCGAAGAAGTCGGCGTAGGCATGGAAATAAACGTTTAG